A region from the Marinobacter sp. SS13-12 genome encodes:
- the cra gene encoding catabolite repressor/activator, translating into MTLAELARLAGVSRTTASYVINGQGPARRIKQQTIDKVLEAARNNHFQIDTQAAALRGGASRTLGFILPDLENASYARLAKLLEQGARARGYQLLIAGSGDDPDTEKELARSLKARRCDALIVASALAPDDPFYQQLQQDDLPVIAVDRAQSPGVISCIVSDNRKGAAVLTRSVLEPGTGSVVWLDAVPALAMTRERREGFEDVARSRSGTWSVYSGDHYDRASGAGLMRQVLAEQGLPDAMITASYTLLQGVLDVLLEQPGGLPESLRMATFGDDRLLDFLPVRVHSLPQKHEAIAEATLDRALAAISGHNEPQTIVINRSLKRRR; encoded by the coding sequence ATGACCCTTGCAGAACTTGCCCGCCTGGCCGGGGTATCCCGTACCACGGCCAGCTATGTCATCAATGGCCAGGGGCCGGCCCGCAGAATCAAGCAGCAGACCATCGACAAGGTGCTGGAGGCAGCCCGGAACAATCATTTCCAGATTGATACCCAGGCTGCTGCCCTTCGTGGTGGCGCAAGTCGCACCCTCGGTTTTATCCTGCCGGACCTGGAAAACGCCAGTTATGCCCGTCTCGCAAAGCTTCTGGAGCAGGGCGCCCGCGCCCGGGGGTACCAGTTGTTGATCGCCGGCTCCGGGGACGACCCGGATACCGAGAAAGAGTTGGCCCGTTCCCTGAAGGCAAGACGGTGCGACGCCCTGATTGTCGCCAGCGCCCTGGCCCCCGATGATCCTTTCTATCAGCAACTGCAACAGGATGACTTGCCGGTGATCGCGGTGGACCGGGCCCAGTCGCCCGGTGTGATCAGTTGTATTGTCAGCGACAACCGCAAGGGCGCCGCCGTACTGACCCGTTCCGTGCTGGAGCCAGGGACCGGATCAGTGGTCTGGCTCGATGCCGTGCCAGCTCTGGCGATGACCCGTGAGCGCCGCGAAGGCTTTGAAGACGTGGCGCGAAGCCGCAGTGGAACATGGTCGGTCTACAGCGGCGATCACTACGACCGGGCCTCCGGCGCCGGACTGATGCGGCAGGTGCTCGCAGAACAGGGTCTGCCGGATGCAATGATCACCGCCTCTTACACGCTGTTGCAGGGGGTCCTCGACGTTCTTCTGGAACAGCCGGGCGGCTTGCCGGAGTCGCTTCGAATGGCTACCTTCGGAGATGACCGGTTGCTGGATTTCCTGCCGGTCAGGGTTCACTCGTTACCACAAAAACATGAGGCCATTGCCGAAGCGACGCTGGACCGGGCGCTGGCCGCGATCTCGGGCCACAACGAGCCGCAAACGATCGTTATCAACCGGTCACTCAAACGGCGCCGTTGA
- the dauA gene encoding C4-dicarboxylic acid transporter DauA — MPHRAYLFSLRLAHAFREACIDERYTTKRLGRDVMAGVTVGIIAIPLAMALAIASGVPPQYGLYTAFIAGFVIALTGGSRFSISGPTAAFVVILYPIAQTYGLGGLLLASLMSGVLLLIMAFMRLGRFIEYIPESVTLGFTGGIAVVIATLQVKDFFGLNIEQMPEHYWDKLAAVGEAMPGLDAMTTLVAIATLAVMLLWPRLKPPVPPHLPAVIIGSLLAMALNINGAAIETIGSRFSYLLADGSLGAGIPPFLPEFAWPWSQPDASGEPLGISWTLVRDLLPAAFAIAMLGAIESLLCAVVLDGMTGKRHSANSELLGQGIGNVITPFFGGITATAAIARSAANYRAGAESPVSGMVHALVVLLALVSLAPLLAYLPMAAMAALLVMVAWNMSEAPKSVHLLKTAPRSDILVFITCFSLTVLLDMVIAITTGILLAAVLFMREMAQMTRVTDITGSRRMEGARLPDGWQVFKINGPLFFAAADRIFGELAQLSASARGFILYMDGVTILDAGGLSALNKLISTCRADGTQVVIADLQFQPLRTLARAGVKPEEGVVRFYPTLDEAVKAEGQLAPT, encoded by the coding sequence ATGCCCCATCGTGCCTACCTGTTTTCCCTGCGACTTGCCCACGCCTTCCGCGAGGCCTGTATCGACGAGCGCTATACCACAAAGCGACTTGGCCGCGATGTGATGGCAGGGGTTACCGTGGGCATTATTGCCATTCCGCTGGCCATGGCGCTGGCCATTGCCAGCGGAGTGCCGCCCCAATATGGTCTCTACACGGCCTTCATTGCCGGATTTGTGATCGCGTTAACCGGCGGCAGCCGTTTCAGTATTTCTGGTCCCACCGCCGCCTTTGTTGTGATCCTGTATCCCATCGCCCAGACCTATGGCCTGGGTGGCTTGCTGCTTGCCTCGCTGATGTCGGGTGTATTGTTGCTGATTATGGCGTTCATGCGTCTGGGGCGATTCATCGAATACATTCCCGAATCGGTTACTCTCGGATTTACCGGCGGCATTGCGGTGGTGATCGCCACCCTGCAGGTGAAGGACTTTTTCGGGCTGAACATTGAGCAAATGCCGGAGCATTACTGGGACAAGCTGGCGGCTGTTGGTGAGGCGATGCCCGGGCTGGATGCCATGACCACACTGGTGGCAATAGCCACCCTGGCGGTGATGCTGCTATGGCCCCGTTTGAAGCCGCCGGTACCACCCCATCTGCCGGCAGTGATTATTGGCAGTCTTCTGGCGATGGCGCTGAATATCAACGGCGCAGCAATAGAAACCATTGGTTCCCGGTTCAGTTACCTGCTGGCGGACGGGTCTCTTGGTGCCGGCATTCCTCCCTTTCTGCCTGAGTTTGCCTGGCCCTGGAGCCAGCCGGACGCCAGTGGTGAGCCCCTGGGCATTAGCTGGACTCTGGTCCGGGACCTGTTGCCGGCTGCTTTTGCCATTGCCATGCTGGGAGCCATTGAATCGCTGCTGTGTGCCGTGGTGCTGGATGGCATGACAGGCAAACGCCACAGCGCTAACAGTGAATTGCTGGGGCAGGGTATCGGCAATGTGATTACGCCGTTTTTTGGTGGCATTACGGCAACAGCCGCCATTGCCCGTTCCGCGGCCAACTACCGCGCGGGGGCGGAATCGCCGGTTTCAGGCATGGTGCACGCACTGGTGGTTCTGCTGGCACTGGTGTCGCTGGCGCCGTTGCTTGCCTACCTGCCGATGGCAGCCATGGCGGCATTGTTGGTAATGGTGGCCTGGAACATGAGTGAGGCCCCCAAATCCGTTCACCTCCTGAAGACTGCCCCGCGAAGCGACATCCTGGTGTTCATTACCTGCTTCTCGTTGACTGTGTTGCTGGACATGGTCATCGCCATCACCACCGGGATTCTGTTGGCGGCGGTCCTGTTCATGCGGGAAATGGCCCAGATGACCCGGGTGACGGACATTACCGGCAGCAGGCGAATGGAAGGGGCTCGCCTGCCTGACGGTTGGCAGGTGTTCAAGATCAATGGCCCCCTGTTTTTCGCCGCGGCCGACCGGATTTTCGGGGAGTTGGCGCAGCTGTCGGCCAGCGCCCGCGGTTTTATTCTCTACATGGATGGGGTGACGATTCTGGATGCCGGCGGGTTGTCTGCCCTTAACAAGCTGATCAGCACCTGCCGGGCAGATGGCACGCAAGTGGTTATCGCAGATCTGCAGTTCCAGCCGTTGCGCACCCTGGCCAGGGCGGGTGTGAAACCGGAAGAGGGCGTGGTCCGGTTCTATCCGACCCTGGATGAAGCGGTCAAAGCTGAAGGCCAGCTTGCCCCTACATAG
- the ptsP gene encoding phosphoenolpyruvate--protein phosphotransferase: MPALHHNNKARLTPMLTLTANDIRLGCTATDWQDALKQASLDLQDTGRTTPDYHAGMLAREQQSSTVLGNGIAIPHGTPESRDAVISTGIRVLQFPDGITWHDNATVYVLVAIAAQSDEHLDILRHLTRVLDKPGLSRKLAEADDTAVLATLLSREPIVPKCDAQTLCLGVNTHATSELAMSAAARLQGLGCVDSAFMKEIVSQPPVGLGQGFWLVHHSIGSHRPALALATPKEATDELAGVFCLAGQGDDCRELLERIDNFLAQNTALESHSVDAVLSRLSGEQANAVSERVRLLNTHGLHARPAKQLVQEARLHNADIRIRLEEGDGNSVSAISLTRIIGLGARRGQTLVISATGDEAAQAVKAVCQAVTDGLGETVSPLRHQESQPEPSESEPQPLTDDEALRAVAASPGLALAPAFVMRQPTLDYSATASDAGEQTSRLGGAIDEADGQLRTLIRQAEGGEVAPILSVHVEMLQDDDLYQAALEAINEGASAEAGWWQAIDTAARAQEALADRLLAERAADLRDVGRRVLANLCGVAMPTPPDEPYVLVADDLGPSDVARLDTQRVRGLVTARGGATSHSAILARALGLPAVVGAGNRILTIVNGTDLVVDGERGCLVPNPGRERRERINRRLDQLTRLQARAHECRNEPATTTDGHTIDVCANLGNTAHTPDAVDRGADGIGLLRTEFIFMEHPEAPDLDTQVKEYRHAFDALNGLPLVARTLDVGGDKPLDYWPLPHEDNPFLGLRGIRLSLTRPEILETQIRALLTAADNRPLRIMFPMVKDLEEFRAAKAIVERVRAEIPCQGLQVGVMIEIPSCALLAHTLAPEVDFFSVGTNDLTQYTLAIDRGHGQLSAQSDGLHPSVLQLIRMTVEAAHAHQRWVGVCGELASDPQAIPVLLGLDVDELSVTSRRVPLVKACIRGLSREHARGQAKLALGKATAAEVRDALEAM, encoded by the coding sequence ATGCCAGCACTACACCACAACAACAAGGCGAGGCTAACCCCCATGCTGACGCTCACAGCCAACGATATCCGCCTGGGCTGCACGGCAACCGACTGGCAGGATGCCCTGAAACAGGCAAGCCTGGACCTGCAGGACACAGGCCGCACGACGCCCGACTACCATGCCGGCATGCTGGCAAGGGAGCAACAGTCCTCAACGGTGCTTGGCAACGGCATTGCCATTCCCCACGGCACTCCAGAAAGCCGCGACGCGGTCATCAGTACCGGTATCCGGGTGCTGCAGTTTCCTGACGGGATCACCTGGCACGACAACGCCACCGTGTATGTGCTGGTCGCCATCGCAGCCCAGTCTGACGAGCATCTGGACATACTGCGCCATCTGACCCGCGTGCTGGACAAACCGGGCCTTTCCCGGAAGCTTGCTGAAGCCGACGACACCGCGGTTCTGGCAACCTTATTGTCCCGGGAACCGATAGTACCGAAATGCGACGCACAGACGCTGTGCCTGGGTGTGAACACCCACGCCACCAGCGAACTTGCCATGAGTGCCGCCGCCCGGCTCCAGGGCCTCGGCTGTGTAGACTCCGCCTTCATGAAAGAGATCGTCAGTCAGCCGCCTGTGGGTCTTGGCCAGGGGTTCTGGCTGGTTCACCACAGCATCGGCAGCCACCGCCCGGCGCTGGCGCTGGCAACCCCCAAAGAGGCCACCGACGAACTCGCGGGCGTTTTCTGCCTCGCCGGCCAGGGCGACGATTGCCGGGAATTGCTGGAGCGTATCGATAACTTTCTGGCCCAGAACACCGCCCTGGAAAGCCACTCCGTGGACGCCGTGCTCTCACGGCTATCCGGCGAGCAGGCCAATGCAGTCAGTGAGCGGGTAAGGCTCCTGAACACCCACGGCCTTCACGCCAGACCCGCCAAACAACTGGTCCAGGAAGCTCGCCTGCACAACGCCGATATTCGTATCCGCCTGGAAGAAGGCGACGGTAATTCCGTTTCCGCCATCAGCCTCACGCGTATTATCGGCCTCGGCGCACGACGCGGTCAGACCCTGGTGATCTCTGCCACCGGCGATGAGGCAGCACAGGCCGTAAAAGCCGTTTGTCAGGCCGTGACCGACGGGCTCGGTGAGACAGTATCCCCACTGCGACATCAGGAAAGCCAGCCGGAACCGTCAGAATCAGAACCGCAACCGCTGACTGATGACGAGGCCCTGAGAGCCGTCGCAGCCTCACCGGGCCTGGCACTGGCTCCTGCCTTCGTGATGCGCCAGCCCACCCTGGATTATTCCGCAACCGCCAGCGATGCCGGTGAACAGACCAGTCGCCTTGGCGGTGCTATCGACGAAGCCGATGGACAACTGCGTACATTGATTCGCCAGGCCGAAGGCGGTGAAGTTGCGCCGATCCTGTCGGTGCACGTGGAAATGTTGCAGGACGACGACCTCTACCAGGCTGCCCTGGAAGCCATCAACGAAGGCGCCTCCGCCGAGGCCGGCTGGTGGCAGGCCATTGACACCGCGGCAAGGGCACAGGAAGCGCTGGCAGACCGTCTGCTTGCCGAACGCGCGGCGGACCTGCGGGATGTCGGCCGCCGCGTACTGGCAAACCTCTGCGGTGTTGCCATGCCGACGCCGCCGGACGAGCCCTATGTGTTAGTGGCAGATGATCTTGGCCCCTCCGATGTGGCCAGGCTGGATACTCAGCGGGTTCGCGGACTGGTTACGGCCCGTGGCGGCGCCACCTCACACAGTGCAATCCTGGCCCGGGCACTGGGCCTGCCGGCGGTAGTCGGTGCCGGCAATCGCATTCTGACCATCGTCAATGGCACGGACCTGGTGGTTGACGGCGAGCGAGGCTGCCTGGTGCCCAATCCCGGACGCGAACGCCGTGAACGGATCAACCGCCGCCTGGATCAGCTCACCCGCCTGCAGGCGCGGGCTCACGAATGCCGGAACGAGCCCGCCACCACAACCGATGGCCACACCATCGACGTGTGTGCCAACCTGGGCAACACCGCTCACACCCCGGATGCCGTGGATCGGGGCGCCGATGGTATTGGCCTGCTGCGCACCGAGTTCATTTTCATGGAACATCCGGAAGCACCTGACCTGGACACCCAGGTGAAGGAATACCGTCACGCTTTCGATGCCCTCAACGGCCTGCCACTGGTGGCGCGCACCCTCGATGTGGGTGGTGACAAGCCGCTGGATTACTGGCCCCTGCCCCACGAGGACAACCCCTTCCTGGGACTGCGGGGCATTCGCCTGTCACTGACCCGACCGGAGATCCTGGAAACCCAGATACGCGCTCTGCTGACTGCCGCCGATAACCGCCCGCTGCGAATCATGTTTCCCATGGTCAAGGATCTGGAGGAGTTCCGCGCCGCCAAGGCCATCGTCGAGCGGGTCCGTGCCGAGATCCCCTGCCAGGGCCTGCAGGTGGGCGTGATGATCGAGATTCCTTCCTGTGCCCTGCTGGCCCACACCCTGGCGCCGGAAGTGGACTTCTTTTCCGTGGGCACCAACGACCTGACCCAGTACACCCTGGCTATTGACCGTGGCCACGGTCAGCTCTCAGCGCAATCCGATGGCCTGCATCCCTCGGTACTGCAACTGATCCGCATGACGGTGGAAGCCGCCCACGCCCACCAACGCTGGGTGGGTGTCTGCGGCGAGCTGGCTTCCGACCCCCAGGCCATTCCGGTACTGCTGGGACTGGACGTGGACGAGCTGTCGGTCACCAGCCGGAGGGTGCCACTGGTGAAAGCCTGCATTCGCGGGCTGAGCCGGGAACATGCACGAGGCCAGGCGAAGCTGGCCCTGGGCAAAGCCACTGCAGCCGAGGTGCGCGACGCCCTGGAGGCCATGTAA
- the pfkB gene encoding 1-phosphofructokinase, with protein sequence MARVLTVTLNPALDLNVETGMVNLGSVNRSRTTRLDAAGKGINLAQVLSRLGHTVTVSGLLGEINAAPFERLFKSERLKDRFIRVPGQNRINVKIAEDGGRVTDVNGPGLVAPSGAPGHLEAGIGALRGEYDAVVITGSLPGGFLPEALADLVIRVRAANIPVWLDTSGPALKVGLLALPDGIKPNVDELAEWAGRPLDSLEDIAEAARSLQDKGIANVVVSMGGKGVLWLSPRGNWQASPPAVSVTSTVCAGDTLLAGMIHGLLEQNPPEEVLSVATALSAECVRHVGVGDPMAEDFTQLIQQTRVTPWPGHNNNGEMPL encoded by the coding sequence ATGGCCCGCGTCCTCACTGTTACCCTGAATCCGGCACTGGACCTGAACGTTGAAACCGGCATGGTGAACCTGGGCAGCGTGAACCGCTCGCGGACCACCCGCCTGGATGCAGCCGGCAAAGGTATCAACCTGGCGCAGGTGTTGTCCCGACTCGGTCATACCGTGACGGTGTCCGGGCTGCTGGGAGAGATCAATGCGGCACCCTTTGAACGTCTTTTCAAATCGGAGCGTCTGAAAGACCGCTTTATTCGGGTGCCCGGTCAGAACCGCATCAATGTGAAGATTGCCGAAGACGGTGGCCGAGTGACCGACGTGAATGGCCCGGGACTTGTTGCCCCCTCTGGTGCGCCTGGCCATCTTGAAGCCGGTATTGGCGCACTGCGGGGTGAGTACGACGCTGTTGTCATTACTGGCAGCCTGCCCGGCGGCTTCCTCCCCGAGGCTCTCGCTGACCTGGTCATCCGCGTCCGCGCGGCCAACATTCCCGTCTGGCTGGATACCAGCGGCCCAGCTCTGAAAGTCGGTCTTCTGGCCCTGCCTGACGGCATCAAGCCCAATGTGGATGAACTGGCCGAATGGGCCGGCCGACCACTGGACAGCCTCGAAGACATCGCCGAAGCAGCCCGTTCGCTTCAGGATAAGGGAATTGCCAATGTCGTGGTTTCCATGGGCGGAAAAGGTGTGCTCTGGCTGTCCCCCCGAGGCAACTGGCAGGCATCACCACCAGCCGTATCTGTGACCAGCACGGTCTGTGCCGGTGACACCCTGCTGGCCGGCATGATCCACGGCCTGCTCGAACAGAACCCTCCCGAAGAGGTCCTGTCCGTGGCTACCGCACTCTCTGCCGAATGCGTTCGCCATGTAGGCGTCGGCGACCCGATGGCTGAGGACTTCACACAACTGATCCAGCAAACCCGTGTCACCCCCTGGCCCGGGCACAACAACAATGGGGAAATGCCATTATGA
- a CDS encoding macro domain-containing protein, with translation MAEIELNGKTVECVRGDITSQDDIEAVVNAANAQLMPGGGVAGALHSAAGPGLAQECRPMAPIRPGEAVISGAHNLPNQFVIHCLGPVYGVDEPSDYWLAECYRNSLELADSKGIESVAFPAISAGAFGYPVEGAAEVALATVKQVLPRLENVKRVRFVLFGASDEQVFSSRLLSTIE, from the coding sequence ATGGCAGAGATTGAACTGAACGGAAAAACCGTAGAATGCGTACGCGGTGACATTACCAGTCAGGACGATATCGAGGCAGTGGTTAATGCGGCCAACGCACAACTGATGCCCGGTGGCGGTGTCGCCGGTGCACTCCATTCTGCGGCAGGTCCCGGGCTGGCGCAGGAATGCCGCCCCATGGCTCCGATACGGCCCGGCGAGGCTGTTATCTCCGGCGCCCATAACCTGCCGAACCAGTTTGTCATTCACTGCCTGGGGCCGGTGTACGGCGTTGATGAGCCCTCTGATTACTGGCTGGCGGAGTGTTACCGGAATTCACTGGAGTTGGCGGACAGTAAAGGCATTGAATCTGTCGCGTTCCCGGCGATATCAGCGGGGGCTTTTGGTTATCCGGTGGAAGGTGCGGCCGAGGTGGCCCTGGCCACGGTAAAGCAGGTCCTCCCGCGGCTGGAGAATGTAAAGCGGGTGCGCTTCGTGCTGTTTGGTGCGTCTGACGAACAGGTCTTTAGTAGTCGTCTGTTATCGACCATTGAGTAA
- a CDS encoding ChaN family lipoprotein codes for MTTYSHTLVILACLLFAGCSSLPASNQKVMPPQTQYDSIIADDKGRLLSINQLAEKLTPADVVVIGEFHGHHGAHLLQSLVQSSLYQQRPRQVLSMEQFTLDDQSQLDRYLSGKSGEEELIADTGAWPNYKASYRPLIEFSKKRNIPVIAANAPADIVRCVGRTGEAYLDGLHASQRQRLPEAPFFDTPDYRRKFFDTLGGGHGETDNGKRLENSYKAQLLRDNTMADRVIRALEENPEHQVIHLTGTFHSEDRLGMVAVLEKKRPDLDVAVISPVFWHSGDDLDSLLNAHRGKGDFLYFLQPLPEEYKDNERRRDAIMEQFRNADDLSCD; via the coding sequence ATGACGACATATTCTCACACTCTGGTAATACTCGCCTGCCTGCTCTTTGCAGGCTGCAGCTCCCTGCCCGCCAGCAACCAGAAAGTCATGCCGCCACAAACCCAGTACGATTCTATCATCGCCGATGACAAAGGCAGGTTGCTCTCCATCAACCAGCTTGCAGAAAAACTCACACCGGCAGACGTGGTGGTGATTGGCGAGTTTCACGGCCACCATGGTGCCCACCTGCTGCAATCGCTGGTGCAATCGTCACTTTACCAGCAGCGTCCGCGGCAGGTGTTGAGCATGGAACAGTTCACCCTGGATGATCAGTCCCAGCTGGACAGGTATCTCTCCGGGAAGTCTGGCGAGGAGGAGCTGATTGCCGATACCGGTGCCTGGCCCAACTACAAGGCATCCTACCGCCCCCTTATCGAGTTCTCGAAAAAACGGAACATCCCGGTGATTGCCGCCAACGCACCTGCCGATATCGTTCGATGCGTTGGTCGCACTGGCGAGGCCTATCTTGACGGACTCCATGCCTCGCAACGCCAGCGGCTACCGGAGGCGCCGTTTTTTGACACCCCGGATTATCGCAGGAAATTTTTCGACACGCTTGGCGGCGGCCATGGCGAGACCGATAACGGCAAACGCCTGGAAAACAGCTATAAGGCTCAGTTGTTGCGGGACAATACCATGGCAGATCGGGTGATCAGGGCGCTTGAAGAGAACCCTGAGCACCAGGTTATCCACCTCACCGGCACTTTTCACTCAGAGGATCGCCTGGGCATGGTCGCGGTGCTGGAAAAGAAGCGCCCGGATCTTGACGTTGCCGTTATCAGCCCGGTGTTCTGGCACTCGGGAGATGATCTGGACAGCCTGCTGAACGCCCACCGGGGAAAAGGCGACTTTCTCTATTTCCTGCAGCCGCTGCCGGAAGAGTACAAGGATAACGAGCGCCGTCGCGATGCCATCATGGAGCAATTCCGCAACGCGGATGACCTGTCCTGTGACTGA
- a CDS encoding PTS fructose-like transporter subunit IIB gives MKLIIVTACPQGVATSFLAARALERAAHQKGWETSTDIRNPQQPSSALSDDVIASADLVIAATGTPTDLSTYVGKRLYQIPVTAALPDPAAVLEQAEKQAKPYQPSEASPPEAAATESASKRIVAVTACPTGVAHTFMAAEALTGAAQAAGHQIRVETQGSVGAQDPLTAEEIEAADVVILACDIEVDPGRFAGKPLWRTSTGNALKKPGPTIDEALASATVEEGQKKAASAGGSDKPGPYKHLLTGVSFMLPMVVAGGLLIALSFVFGIDAFEEEGTLAAALMQIGGGTAFQLMIPLLAGYIAWSIADRPGLAPGMIGGYLAGTLGAGFLGGIIAGFLAGYVARFISQKLPMPESIESLKPILIIPLLASLVTGLGMIYVIGEPAAALMSGLTSFLEGMGTTNAILLGGILGAMMCFDLGGPVNKAAYTFGVGLLSEGSGGSAPMAAIMAAGMVPAIGMGVASFVARAKFAEAERQAGRASFVLGLCFISEGAIPFMAKDPLRVIPVCMVGGAITGALSMLFAVKLMAPHGGLFVLAIPNAVSAVLPYVAAIAIGSLVIGFGYAMVKTGKAEVAATTS, from the coding sequence ATGAAACTGATCATCGTCACCGCCTGCCCCCAGGGCGTTGCCACCAGCTTCCTGGCCGCCCGGGCCCTGGAGCGGGCGGCGCACCAGAAAGGCTGGGAAACCAGTACTGACATTCGTAATCCACAGCAACCGTCATCGGCACTGTCCGACGATGTCATCGCGTCTGCAGACCTGGTGATTGCAGCCACAGGAACGCCAACGGACCTGAGCACCTACGTTGGCAAACGCCTCTATCAGATCCCGGTGACGGCCGCACTGCCAGACCCGGCGGCAGTACTGGAGCAAGCAGAGAAACAGGCCAAGCCTTACCAGCCATCGGAAGCATCACCACCGGAAGCTGCTGCCACAGAGTCCGCCAGCAAACGCATTGTTGCGGTCACCGCCTGCCCCACCGGTGTCGCCCACACCTTTATGGCCGCTGAAGCCCTCACCGGCGCTGCCCAGGCTGCGGGCCACCAGATACGCGTGGAAACCCAGGGTTCCGTAGGCGCCCAGGACCCGTTGACGGCCGAGGAAATCGAGGCCGCAGATGTCGTGATACTGGCCTGCGATATCGAAGTGGACCCGGGCCGCTTTGCCGGCAAACCACTGTGGCGCACCTCAACGGGTAACGCTCTTAAAAAACCCGGGCCCACCATTGACGAAGCGCTTGCCAGTGCCACCGTCGAGGAGGGCCAGAAGAAAGCAGCGTCAGCGGGGGGCAGTGACAAGCCCGGCCCTTACAAGCACCTGCTGACCGGCGTTTCCTTCATGCTACCTATGGTAGTGGCTGGCGGCCTGCTGATCGCTCTGTCGTTCGTTTTCGGCATCGATGCCTTCGAAGAAGAAGGTACTCTTGCAGCCGCGTTGATGCAGATAGGTGGCGGCACCGCCTTTCAGCTGATGATCCCTCTGCTGGCAGGCTACATTGCCTGGTCCATCGCCGACCGGCCTGGCCTGGCTCCGGGCATGATCGGTGGCTACCTGGCCGGGACTCTCGGGGCAGGGTTCCTGGGCGGCATCATTGCCGGCTTCCTGGCCGGTTACGTGGCCCGCTTCATCAGCCAGAAATTGCCGATGCCGGAGAGCATCGAATCCCTCAAGCCCATCCTGATCATCCCGCTGCTGGCCAGCCTGGTGACCGGCCTGGGCATGATTTACGTGATCGGTGAACCCGCAGCCGCCCTGATGAGCGGGCTGACAAGTTTCCTTGAAGGCATGGGCACCACCAACGCGATACTCCTGGGAGGCATTCTCGGGGCCATGATGTGCTTTGATCTGGGCGGGCCGGTGAACAAGGCCGCCTACACCTTCGGAGTGGGCCTGTTGTCAGAAGGCAGCGGGGGTTCGGCCCCCATGGCAGCGATCATGGCCGCGGGCATGGTGCCAGCCATCGGCATGGGTGTAGCCAGCTTTGTGGCCCGCGCCAAGTTCGCCGAGGCCGAACGGCAGGCGGGGCGGGCCTCGTTCGTGTTGGGCCTGTGCTTTATCTCCGAGGGAGCCATCCCCTTCATGGCCAAGGACCCGCTACGGGTGATTCCGGTGTGCATGGTGGGTGGCGCTATCACCGGTGCGCTGTCGATGTTGTTTGCGGTCAAGCTGATGGCACCCCATGGCGGCCTGTTTGTCCTTGCCATTCCCAATGCCGTCAGCGCGGTCCTGCCCTATGTCGCCGCCATTGCCATTGGCTCGCTGGTGATCGGGTTCGGGTATGCCATGGTAAAAACCGGCAAGGCTGAAGTCGCCGCGACGACCTCCTGA
- a CDS encoding DMT family transporter: MMAFAGNSLLCRAALRDTDIDAATFTSVRLVSGALMLWLLLSVRGNRAPMKQGSWGSALALFVYAAAFSYAYGGLSAAMGALLLFGAVQATMISIGIVRGNRPQLWQWIGFVVAFSGLVGLLLPGLTAPPLFSSLLMISAGIAWGVYSLRAKGAGEPTAVTTGNFIRAVPMALVLSLIMMASASIDMAGMGYAIASGAIASGMGYAIWYMALPLLQPTSAATVQLSVPVIAAIGGVLLLSEPLTLRLVVAGIAILGGIAIVIRAGQKKTV; encoded by the coding sequence ATGATGGCCTTTGCCGGCAACTCACTGCTCTGCCGCGCGGCGTTACGTGATACCGATATCGATGCCGCCACCTTTACCAGTGTTCGCCTGGTGTCAGGGGCATTAATGCTCTGGTTGCTACTGAGTGTTCGTGGCAATCGTGCACCAATGAAGCAGGGCTCCTGGGGCTCTGCGCTGGCCCTGTTTGTCTATGCCGCTGCTTTCTCCTACGCCTATGGGGGCTTGTCTGCGGCCATGGGTGCATTGCTGCTGTTTGGCGCGGTTCAGGCCACCATGATCAGCATCGGAATTGTCCGTGGCAATCGCCCGCAGCTGTGGCAGTGGATCGGGTTTGTCGTTGCCTTTTCCGGTCTGGTGGGGCTGTTGTTGCCGGGCCTTACTGCACCCCCGTTGTTCAGTTCCCTGCTAATGATCAGCGCCGGTATTGCCTGGGGTGTCTACTCGCTGCGGGCAAAAGGTGCCGGTGAGCCCACGGCAGTCACCACGGGGAACTTCATCAGGGCCGTGCCCATGGCATTGGTCCTGAGCCTTATCATGATGGCCAGTGCTAGCATCGATATGGCGGGTATGGGCTATGCGATTGCTTCCGGGGCGATTGCTTCGGGCATGGGCTATGCCATCTGGTATATGGCGTTGCCATTGCTGCAGCCAACCTCGGCAGCCACCGTTCAGCTCAGCGTGCCCGTGATCGCTGCAATCGGTGGTGTCCTGTTGCTGAGTGAGCCGTTGACTCTCAGGTTGGTCGTGGCCGGTATCGCCATTCTCGGAGGTATCGCTATTGTGATCCGGGCGGGGCAGAAAAAGACGGTGTGA